The Pyricularia oryzae 70-15 chromosome 5, whole genome shotgun sequence genome includes a region encoding these proteins:
- a CDS encoding cytochrome P450 codes for MEQIVLLLCYLALPTIFLTVVRHALSLVQKKPNSVAKFPGPKQYPIVGRIHDLPRFSLWLKFKEWADIHGPIYQTRAVDNTFIIISDEKIAEELLVKRGHIYSGRPQIRALIGHKEGPVYVALMDRHDSWTQQRKWVHAAMAEAYRNRFYGHVESETKRYLAMLLLDPSRFLCHTREHCGRVMSRLAWDQAQQGAENGRSADETLHCMSVSGPIVNTVSPLWQLPWALNPWWRNEVRRESVQRAWWAGNYHVARRRFLEGDLPADTWAHRYFDQLARDGNDALEQSPEQVDFASCMLGFFSLVGAVTISGPLKFFLMAMALHPEWQRRAREEVDRVCGDRMPTVDDFAALPTVRAVLKETVRWRSGVPLGVPHQAEQDDVFRGVPIKKGTIVLACEWSLNRVPEKYPDGDSFRPERWLEPGWPTFQEPLSKYPNFRNGHGMHTFGWGRRTCLGQNIVDDEMFVFAAAVLWGFDMAQKLDRRTGEPVAIDTQATNSHVILEPLPFEMAFKPRSEARAAGILRGYEEVRAGLRVVD; via the exons ATGGAGCAGATAGTCTTGCTACTTTGTTACCTGGCTCTGCCAACCATATTCCTCACAGTGGTGAGGCATGCACTATCTCTTGTACAGAAGAAGCCAAACTCGGTGGCCAAGTTCCCCGGCCCAAAGCAGTACCCTATTGTGGGGCGCATACACGACCTGCCTCGCTTCTCGCTCTGGCTCAAGTTCAAGGAGTGGGCCGATATCCACGGCCCGATATACCAGACCAGGGCTGTGGACAACACATTCATCATCATATCCGATGAGAAGATTGCCGAAGAGCTGCTGGTCAAGCGCGGTCACATATACTCTGGCCGGCCGCAGATTCGTGCTCTGATCGGACACAAGGAGGGGCCTGTGTATGTGGCTCTGATGGACCGTCATG ACAGCTGGACCCAGCAGCGCAAATGGGTGCAcgccgccatggccgagGCGTACCGCAACCGCTTCTACGGGCACGTCGAGTCCGAAACGAAGCGGTACCTGGCGATGCTCCTGCTGGACCCGTCGCGGTTCCTCTGCCACACGCGGGAGCACTGCGGGCGGGTCATGAGCCGGCTGGCGTGGGACCAGGCGCAGCAGGGGGCGGAGAACGGGCGCAGCGCCGACGAGACGCTGCACTGCATGTCGGTGTCGGGCCCCATCGTCAACACGGTCTCGCCGCTGTGGCAGCTGCCCTGGGCGCTGAACCCCTGGTGGCGCAACGAGGTCCGCCGCGAGTCGGTCCAGCGCGCCTGGTGGGCCGGCAACTACCACGTCGCGCGCCGGCGGTTCCTCGAGGGGGACCTGCCGGCCGACACGTGGGCGCATCGCTACTTTGACCAGCTGGCGCGGGACGGGAACGATGCCTTGGAGCAGAGCCCCGAGCAGGTCGACTTTGCGAGCTGCATGCTGGGGTTTTTCAgcctcgtcggcgccgtcaCCATCTCGGGCCCGCTCAAGTTTTtcctcatggccatggcGCTGCATCCAGAGTGGCAGCGGAGGGCGCGGGAGGAGGTCGACAGGGTGTGTGGGGATCGCATGCCTACCGTGGACGACTTTGCGGCGTTGCCGACGGTGAGGGCCGTTTTGAAGGAGACGGTGCGTTGGCGCTCGGGGGTGCCGCTGG GTGTGCCGCATCAAGCCGAACAAGACGATGTTTTCCGAGGAGTGCCCATCAAAAAGGGCACCATTGTCCTGGCGTGCGAATG GAGCCTCAACCGAGTCCCAGAAAAGTACCCCGACGGGGACAGCTTCCGGCCCGAACGCTGGCTGGAGCCCGGATGGCCGACCTTCCAGGAGCCGCTGAGCAAGTACCCCAACTTCCGCAACGGGCACGGCATGCACACGTTCGGCTGGGGGCGGCGCACGTGCCTGGGGCAGAACATAGTCGACGACGAGATGTTTGTGTTTGCGGCGGCCGTGCTGTGGGGGTTCGACATGGCGCAAAAGCTGGACCGGCGCACCGGCGAGCCCGTGGCCATCGACACGCAGGCCACCAACAGTCACGTCATCCTGGAGCCGTTGCCGTTCGAGATGGCGTTCAAGCCGAGGAGCGAGGCCAGGGCCGCGGGCATCTTGAGGGGGTATGAGGAGGTCAGAGCCGGGCTGCGGGTTGTGGACTGA
- a CDS encoding alpha/beta hydrolase: METKTIVLPDGRNLAYAVLGDVGDDKPTVFHLHGFPGSHHEAAIYAPAAARHGIRLVGISRPGMGGSTFQPERRILDWPADVRALADHLRTQGPFGVLGISGGGPYAWACWRSGAGGDPDAALPRSMLAACAVVGGLGPPSFGFGGLPASSRAIFWLSQWSTGLVGAGLDYAMGKAARGRPEQLAASIDDMYLSGSRGEADKEVWGREEFAYSRRALLDSLTAAMSEPGAPGPAWEARVLGAPWGFGLDELGAAGEGRVVVWHGGQDLNVPVDMARRSAALVQGAECKIWDSEAHASMITEDA, from the exons ATGGAAACGAAAACGATTGTTTTGCCGGACGGACGGAACCTTGCCTATGCCGTGCTGGGGGACGTCGGCGACGACAAACCCACCGTCTTCCACCTGCACGGCTTCCCAGGCTCGCACCACGAAGCCGCCATCTACGCGCCTGCCGCGGCGCGCCACGGCATCCGCCTCGTAGGCATCTCGCGACCCGGGATGGGCGGGAGCACGTTCCAGCCGGAGCGGCGCATCCTCGACTGGCCGGCCGACGTGCGGGCGCTGGCCGACCACCTCCGCACCCAAGGCCCCTTTGGCGTGCTCGGCATATCGGGCGGCGGGCCGTACGCCTGGGCGTGCTGGAGGTCAGGCGCGGGCGGGGACCCGGACGCGGCGCTGCCCCGGTCGATGCTGGCGGCGTGCGCCGTGGTCGGGGGCCTCGGCCCGCCGTCGTTTGGGTTCGGGGGCCTGCCGGCGAGCTCGCGCGCCATCTTTTGGCTCTCGCAGTGGAGCACGGGCTTggtcggcgcgggcttggaCTACGCCATGGGCAAGGCGGCGCGCGGCCGGCCGGAGCAGCTCGCGGCGAGCATCGACGACATGTACCTGAGCGGCAGCAGGGGGGAGGCCGACAAGGAGGTGTGGGGGCGGGAGGAGTTTGCGTATTCTCGCCGAGCGCTGCTGGACAGCCTCACGGCGGCGATGAGCGAGCCCGGAGCACCCGGCCCGGCATGGGAGGCCAGAGTGCTGGGGGCCCCGTGGGGGTTCGGGCTGGACGAGCTCGGGGCCGCCGGCGAGGGCCGGGTGGTGGTGTGGCACGGCGGGCAGGACCTCAACGTGCCGGTGGACATGGCGCGCAGGTCGGCCGCGCTGGTGCAGGGCGCCGAGTGCAAGATTTGGGACAGTGAAGCGCACGCGAGCATGATA ACGGAGGATGCATGA
- a CDS encoding pH-response regulator protein palA/RIM20 has product MSSQSAYQLPISFRKSNQLSFAPAVRQYISNKYDQHPDMFRQDIEVIDALRRDAINVREPHTSGIRKLQAYAAQLVWISGKFPIDIGADFTWYPALGYNTDRPLVQNNLQYELLNVLYNLAALYCQLALSTNSNGDSNAIKTAANYFSHAAGVLSHMKTAVLPELRMPSPPEDMDEATLESLEQLMLAQCQECYWQKAVAEGYKDATIAKLAARASDLYNSAAEAAMKSEAISSAWIHHISAKHHHFAAAAQYRASLDCLEKRKYGEEIARLQDAVACANEGLREARGGYLKEGVAEDLRRLKMRAEEDLKRAEHDNDMLYLLPVPTKPELKILDRANLAVARIPAQVSAPVDHIGDEAEFGPALFSKLVPYAVHMAVSIYEERRDRLVNNNIIHELEVLTERMHEILSSLNLPGSLQALEKPLGLPGPLIQHAEEIRQADGINRIQRSFADIDKLRSSDIAVFEEGKSLLVTEEEEDQRLRRRHGTQRWARPESRQDPAGGQKLWAQVGEIEGYFASSTSSDGIVREKYLAIEDTLMVLSGSDRSLMDFVPSSRRTEIPESVKPALGRLRGAYNDVLRMESRRRKRVEALRERARSDDIKPDILRETGRLERAYPGTTLAAAHFDDFFERRLDSLYEDDLALLERETAEQEKCLNEVSRVNREFESQRRAAGADKAGGKEREAALQKLDSAFYKYKEIVSNVEVGRKFYNDLSKIVGTFRDTCRTWVAERRKDARSLEDEISMPPLGSLSLQQTPSQQSSQYYSQQQQQQPRSPPQEAHHSAYADTGSMPPQQPRPLPAANAQQTWSQNMPIQFGGPPGTAQQTQPAQAGAKKPVGGTWDPSAGIRFG; this is encoded by the exons ATGTCTTC ACAATCGGCCTACCAGCTGCCCATCTCTTTTCGCAAATCGAACCAGCTGTCCTTTGCGCCCGCCGTTCGGCAATACATATCCAACAAATATGACCAACATCCGGATATGTTCCGTCAGGACATCGAGGTCATCGATGCATTACGACGCGATGCCATCAATGTTCGAGAACCCCACACGAGCGGGATCAGGAAGTTGCAAGCGTATGCCGCGCAGCTAGTCTGGATTAGCGGCAAATTCCCTATTGAT ATCGGAGCAGACTTCACCTGGTACCCCGCCCTGGGTTACAACACCGATCGACCCCTGGTTCAGAACAACCTGCAGTATGAGCTCCTTAACGTGCTCTACAACCTCGCTGCCTTGTACTGTCAGCTCGCCCTCTCTACCAACTCCAACGGAGATTCCAATGCTATCAAGACGGCGGCCAACTATTTCTCTCACGCCGCCGGTGTGCTCAGCCACATGAAGACGGCCGTGCTGCCCGAATTGCGCATGCCATCCCCGCCTGAAGATATGGACGAAGCAACTCTGGAGTCCTTGGAGCAGTTGATGCTAGCCCAGTGCCAGGAATGCTACTGGCAAAAGGCTGTGGCAGAGGGATACAAGGACGCCACCATAGCAAAGCTTGCTGCTCGCGCCTCCGACCTGTACAACTCGGCAGCCGAGGCAGCCATGAAGAGCGAGGCCATTAGCTCTGCTTGGATCCACCACATAAGTGCCAAGCATCACCACtttgctgccgccgcgcAATATCGTGCCTCGCTCGACTGCCTCGAGAAGCGCAAATACGGTGAGGAGATTGCGCGCCTTCAGGATGCCGTTGCTTGTGCCAACGAGGGTCTGAGGGAGGCGCGCGGAGGATATCTCAAGGAGGGAGTGGCTGAGGATCTGAGGAGGCTCAAGATGAGGGCAGAGGAAGATCTGAAGAGGGCCGAACACGACAACGACATGCTGTATCTGCTTCCGGTACCCACAAAACCTGAGCTCAAGATATTGGACCGTGCAAACCTGGCAGTCGCTCGTATCCCGGCTCAAGTGTCAGCTCCCGTCGACCATATTGGAGACGAAGCTGAATTCGGCCCTGCGCTTTTCTCAAAGCTGGTGCCCTACGCCGTTCATATGGCTGTCTCAATCTACGAGGAGAGGCGGGACCGCCTTGTTAATAACAACATTATCCACGAGCTGGAGGTGCTTACTGAGCGGATGCATGAGATTCTGAGCTCGCTCAATCTGCCTGGCTCGCTTCAAGCACTGGAGAAGCCTCTTGGATTGCCAGGCCCTCTTATACAGCACGCGGAGGAAATCAGACAGGCTGACGGAATCAATCGCATCCAACGGAGTTTTGCCGACATCGACAAGCTTCGATCGAGCGACATTGCCGTGTTTGAGGAGGGCAAGTCCCTGTTAGtgaccgaggaggaggaagatcAGAGGTTGCGTCGGAGACACGGTACGCAGCGGTGGGCTAGGCCTGAATCTCGCCAGGATCCCGCTGGTGGTCAGAAGCTATGGGCCCAAGTGGGTGAGATCGAGGGCTATTTTGCATCATCGACTTCATCCGACGGCATTGTGAGGGAAAAGTATCTCGCAATCGAGGATACTTTGATGGTTCTCTCGGGATCTGATCGTTCATTGATGGACTTTGTACCCTCAAGTCGCCGAACCGAAATACCAGAGTCGGTCAAGCCAGCACTTGGCAGGCTTCGAGGCGCCTACAACGATGTCCTCCGGATGGAAAGCAGGCGCCGGAAGCGTGTTGAGGCGCTGCGCGAACGCGCGCGCTCTGATGACATCAAGCCAGACATACTCCGTGAGACGGGTAGACTGGAGCGCGCATACCCAGGCACTACTCTGGCGGCCGCCCACTTTGACGATTTCTTCGAGCGACGCCTGGACTCCTTGTATGAAGACGACTTGGCACTGCTGGAGCGGGAAACGGCTGAGCAGGAAAAGTGCCTCAACGAGGTGAGCAGGGTGAACCGTGAGTTCGAGTCGCAGAGGAGGGCGGCGGGTGCAGACAAGGCCGGTGGCAAGGAGCGCGAGGCTGCGTTGCAGAAACTCGACTCGGCTTTTTACAAGTACAAGGAGATTGTCAGCAATGTTGAGGTTGGACGCAAGTTTTACAATGATCTCAGCAAGATCGTGGGGACGTTCCGTGACACTTGCCGGACTTGGGTTGCAGAGAGACGCAAAGATGCCAGGAGCCTGGAAGA TGAGATATCAATGCCACCTCTCGGCTCCCTCAGCCTCCAGCAGACTCCTTCACAGCAGTCCTCACAGTATTactcgcagcagcagcagcagcagcctcgcAGTCCACCACAGGAGGCCCATCACTCAGCCTACGCTGATACTGGCAGTATgccgccgcagcagccgcGTCCCCTTCCGGCAGCAAACGCTCAGCAGACTTGGTCTCAAAACATGCCGATCCAGTTTGGCGGACCACCTGGCACGGCGCAACAAACGCAGCCTGCTCAGGCTGGTGCAAAGAAGCCCGTTGGTGGAACATGGGATCCTAGCGCGGGTATTCGCTTTGGCTAG
- a CDS encoding flotillin domain-containing protein — protein MSYRVAAPDEYLAITGMGVKTIRITKASWVLPFQRCMRFSVQPHDYAMNLQAMTREKLLFQLPVVFTIGPDINQRGANSKGQPVHEPENEGDEEAREDRGDALMKYAMLLADGANEGKKSSGSQQFLENIVKGIIEGETRVLVSSMTMEEIFTEREVFKRRIFKNIRGELAQFGLKIYNSNVKELKDAPNSSYFESLSRKAHEGATNQARIDVAEAQLRGNVGEAQRKGEEQREIAKINAETAVQKVDRDIERAQAESNLATRKTLLNRDVEIARIEATRKTEAKDEDLKKEVQVKKAAAEMERLRATDVVKATIERESAQQSADAKAYAVQVEARADYDRTRLDADAESYALVKRAEAELTRRTKEAEAMMAMAEAYGQMSKAFGGPQGLLAYLMIEKGTYVELAKANAEAVQGLQPKISVWNTGAAEGGSSQGQGGIEAMRNVYQMLPPLMTTINEQTGITLPEWQFGRMNNDMAAVEREKAIASNSKRHAESNGALIKD, from the exons ATGTCCTACCGTGTTGCCGCCCCGGATGAGTACCTTGCCATTACCGGCATGGGAGTCAAGACCATCCGGATCACCAAGGCATCATGGGTCCTCCCGTTCCAGCGCTGCATGCGCTTCAGCGTGCAGCCCCACGACTATGCAATGAACCTGCAGGCAATGACTAGGGAGAAGCTGCTCTTCCAGCTCCCCGTAGTCTTCACCATCGGTCCCGACATCAACCAGCGCGGCGCCAACTCCAAGGGCCAGCCCGTACACGAGCCGGAGAACGAAGGCGATGAGGAGGCACGGGAGGACCGGGGTGACGCGCTGATGAAGTACGCCATGCTGTTGGCCGACGGGGCCAACGAGGGCAAGAAGAGCTCCGGGTCGCAGCAGTTCCTCGAGAACATCGTCAAGGGCATCATCGAGGGAGAGACGCGCGTGCTGGTGTCGAGCATGACGATGGAGGAGATCTTTACCGAGCGCGAGGTGTTCAAGCGACGCATCTTCAAGAACATCCGCGGCGAGCTGGCCCAGTTCGGCCTCAAGATCTACAACTCCAACGTCAAGGAGCTCAAGGACGCCCCCAACTCGTCCTACTTTGAGTCGCTGTCCCGCAAGGCCCACGAGGGCGCCACCAACCAGGCCAGGATCGACGTGGCCGAGGCGCAGCTGCGCGGAAACGTCGGTGAGGCCCAGCGCAAGGGTGAAGAGCAGCGTGAGATTGCAAAGATCAACGCCGAGACGGCCGTCCAGAAGGTCGACCGGGACATTGAGCGCGCGCAGGCCGAGTCGAACCTCGCAACCCGCAAGACGCTCCTCAACCGAGACGTCGAGATTGCCCGCATCGAGGCCACGCGCAAGACCGAGGCCAAGGATGAGGACCTCAAAAAGGAGGTGCAGGTCAAgaaggcggcggccgagatggaGCGGCTGCGTGCCACCGATGTCGTCAAGGCCACCATCGAGCGCGAGTCGGCCCAGCAGAGCGCCGACGCAAAGGCCTACGCCGTCCAGGTCGAGGCGCGCGCCGACTACGACCGCACCAGGctcgacgccgacgccgagaGCTACGCCCTCGTCAAgcgggccgaggccgagctgaCGCGCCGCACCAAGGAGGCAGAAGCCATGATGGCCATGGCGGAAGCCTACGGGCAAATGTCAAAGGCGTTTGGTGGGCCGCAGGGCCTGCTCGCCTACCTCATGATCGAGAAGGGCACGTAcgtcgagctggccaaggccaacgCCGAGGCGGTCCAGGGCCTGCAGCCCAAGATCAGCGTGTGGAACACGGGCGCTGCCGAGGGCGGTTCATCCCAGGGCCAGGGCGGCATCGAGGCCATGCGCAACGTCTACCagatgctgccgccgctgatGACCACCATCAACGAGCAGACGGGCATCACGCTGCCCGAATGGCAGTTTGGACGCATGAACAACGACATGGCGGCGGTCGAGCGCGAGAAGGCAATTGCTTCCAACAGCAAGCGCCACGCCGAGAGCAACGGAGC ACTAATCAAAGATTGA